A part of Caviibacter abscessus genomic DNA contains:
- a CDS encoding class I SAM-dependent methyltransferase → MEHYFSENPNIKSKRKNILFTFNDKNCEFITDNGVFSKDHVDEGTQILIKNTLKNIDIDNLNVLDLGCGYGVVGIILKTIKKNINISFSDINNRSLELTVENLNLNNITDYKIYKSDLFENIKENFDIIISNPPIRTGKENIFKLYEQSFEHLNDNGIFLCVIMTKHGAKSTQKKLEQIYSHVICLSIENGFRVYMAKK, encoded by the coding sequence ATGGAACACTATTTTTCAGAAAATCCTAATATTAAATCAAAAAGAAAAAATATTTTATTTACCTTTAATGACAAAAACTGCGAATTTATTACAGATAATGGTGTTTTTTCAAAAGATCACGTTGATGAGGGAACACAAATATTAATAAAAAATACACTTAAAAACATTGATATTGATAATTTAAATGTATTAGATCTAGGTTGTGGATATGGTGTAGTGGGTATAATACTTAAAACAATCAAAAAAAATATTAATATATCTTTTTCAGATATTAATAATCGGTCATTAGAATTAACTGTAGAAAATTTAAATTTAAATAATATAACTGATTATAAAATATATAAGTCTGATTTATTTGAAAATATAAAAGAAAATTTTGATATAATCATATCAAATCCTCCCATTAGAACAGGAAAAGAAAATATTTTTAAATTATATGAACAAAGTTTTGAGCATTTAAATGATAATGGTATATTTTTATGTGTTATTATGACTAAACATGGTGCAAAATCAACTCAAAAGAAATTAGAACAAATATACTCTCATGTTATTTGTCTCTCAATAGAAAATGGCTTTAGAGTTTATATGGCAAAAAAATAA
- a CDS encoding phosphoglycerate kinase, which produces MNKKTIKDIEVSGKKVLVRVDFNVPIKEGVIKDDNRIKAALPTLKYLLEKGAKVIAFSHLGRVKVEEDKASKTLAPVAKRLEELLGKSVKFVPATRGEELEKAVNELSNGEILMFENTRYEDVEGKKESKNDPELGKYWASLGEVFVNDAFGTAHRAHASNVGISQNLKGNTAVGFLMEKEIEFLGGAVENPKKPYVAILGGAKVSDKIAVIENLIEKADKILIGGGMMFTFLKAKGLSVGNSLLEEDKIELAKELMEKAESKGVKLVLPVDTVVAKEFNNDAEHKSVSVENIEEGYMGLDIAEKTIELFSKELEGAKTVVWNGPMGVFEMSNYAKGTIGVCEAIANLKDAITVIGGGDSAAAAIELGYSEKFSHISTGGGASLEFLEGKVLPGVDAIDNK; this is translated from the coding sequence ATGAATAAGAAAACTATCAAAGATATAGAAGTATCTGGGAAAAAAGTTTTAGTAAGAGTTGATTTTAATGTACCTATTAAAGAAGGCGTAATAAAAGATGATAACAGAATAAAAGCTGCACTTCCAACTCTTAAATATTTACTTGAAAAAGGTGCAAAAGTTATTGCATTTTCTCATTTAGGAAGAGTTAAAGTTGAAGAAGACAAAGCAAGCAAAACATTAGCACCAGTTGCAAAAAGATTAGAAGAATTACTTGGTAAGTCAGTTAAATTTGTACCTGCTACAAGAGGAGAAGAATTAGAAAAAGCTGTAAATGAACTTTCTAATGGTGAAATCCTTATGTTTGAAAATACAAGATATGAAGATGTAGAAGGTAAAAAAGAATCTAAAAATGATCCTGAGTTAGGTAAATACTGGGCTAGTCTTGGAGAAGTATTTGTAAATGATGCATTTGGTACAGCTCATAGAGCACACGCATCAAATGTAGGAATTTCTCAAAACTTAAAAGGAAATACAGCTGTAGGATTCTTAATGGAAAAAGAAATAGAATTTTTAGGAGGAGCAGTAGAAAATCCTAAAAAACCATATGTTGCAATATTAGGTGGAGCTAAAGTTTCAGATAAAATTGCAGTTATAGAAAACTTAATTGAAAAAGCAGATAAAATTTTAATAGGTGGAGGAATGATGTTTACATTCCTAAAAGCTAAAGGATTATCTGTTGGAAATTCACTTCTTGAAGAAGATAAAATTGAACTTGCAAAAGAATTAATGGAAAAAGCAGAATCTAAAGGTGTTAAATTAGTATTACCTGTTGATACTGTTGTTGCAAAAGAATTTAATAACGATGCAGAACATAAATCAGTATCAGTTGAAAATATTGAAGAAGGATACATGGGTCTTGATATAGCTGAAAAAACAATAGAACTATTTTCTAAAGAATTAGAAGGAGCTAAAACTGTTGTATGGAATGGACCAATGGGAGTATTTGAAATGAGTAACTATGCTAAAGGTACTATTGGTGTATGTGAAGCAATAGCTAACTTAAAAGATGCTATTACTGTAATTGGTGGAGGAGATTCAGCAGCAGCAGCAATAGAATTAGGATACAGTGAAAAATTCTCTCATATTTCAACAGGTGGAGGAGCATCACTTGAATTTTTAGAAGGAAAAGTATTACCAGGAGTAGATGCAATAGATAATAAATAG
- the gap gene encoding type I glyceraldehyde-3-phosphate dehydrogenase: protein MSVKVAINGFGRIGRLALRLMINDPEFDVVAVNDLTDPAMLAHLFKYDSAQGRFDGEISVKEGAFVVNGKEIKSFSNANPEELPWGELGVDVVLECTGFFTKKEKAESHIKAGAKKVVISAPATGDLKTVVFNVNHEILDGSETILSGASCTTNCLAPMAKVLEDSFGIEVGSMTTIHAYTGDQNTLDAPHRKGDFRRARAAAVNIVPNTTGAAKAIGLVIPTLKGKLDGAAQRVPVPTGSLTELVTVLKKKVTVEEINSAMKAASNESFGYTEEPLVSSDIVGIHYGSLFDATQTKVIEAGDKQVVKTVAWYDNEMSYTAQLIRTLKYFVELSK from the coding sequence ATGTCAGTAAAAGTGGCAATTAATGGATTTGGAAGAATAGGACGTCTTGCATTAAGATTAATGATAAATGATCCTGAATTTGATGTTGTTGCTGTTAATGATTTAACAGATCCAGCAATGTTAGCACATTTATTCAAATATGACTCAGCTCAAGGAAGATTTGACGGAGAAATTTCTGTTAAAGAAGGAGCATTTGTTGTAAATGGTAAAGAAATAAAATCATTTAGCAATGCAAACCCAGAAGAATTACCTTGGGGAGAATTAGGTGTAGATGTAGTATTAGAATGTACAGGATTCTTCACTAAGAAAGAAAAAGCAGAATCACACATTAAAGCTGGAGCTAAAAAAGTTGTTATTTCAGCACCTGCAACAGGAGATTTAAAAACAGTTGTATTCAATGTAAACCATGAAATATTAGATGGTTCAGAAACTATTTTATCAGGAGCTTCTTGTACAACTAACTGTTTAGCACCAATGGCTAAAGTATTAGAAGATTCATTTGGTATTGAAGTAGGTTCAATGACAACAATCCACGCTTATACTGGAGATCAAAACACTTTAGATGCACCACATAGAAAGGGAGATTTCAGAAGAGCTAGAGCAGCAGCTGTAAATATCGTTCCTAACACAACAGGAGCAGCTAAAGCAATTGGTTTAGTTATACCTACATTAAAAGGTAAATTAGATGGAGCAGCTCAAAGAGTTCCTGTACCTACTGGTTCATTAACAGAATTAGTAACAGTATTAAAGAAAAAAGTTACTGTTGAAGAAATTAACTCAGCAATGAAAGCAGCTTCTAATGAATCATTTGGATATACTGAAGAACCATTAGTATCTTCAGATATAGTTGGAATACACTATGGATCATTATTTGATGCAACTCAAACAAAAGTTATTGAAGCAGGAGATAAACAAGTAGTTAAAACTGTTGCTTGGTACGACAATGAAATGTCATACACAGCTCAATTAATAAGAACATTAAAATATTTTGTAGAATTATCAAAATAA
- a CDS encoding RluA family pseudouridine synthase, whose protein sequence is MKIYKLDKTTSRMKISQYLREHQSYSGRSLRMLEIYLNGKRVKTTKKLPSSGVLKVLEKEKSTNIEPIYMKLDIVYEDEDLLIVNKPYNLVTHPTLKKVDMTLANAIVYYLKTVPRFYNRLDMNTTGLIIIAKNSYAQAFLQNKGQVKKKYLALVENECNKEYIIEAKIYKDGDNLERIIDDRGQEAKTVVKPVKYFSDKNVSLVECELFTGRTHQIRVHLKHIGYPIIGDTLYNQNGIKALRQMLHAYKLSFMHPRKLETVNIEIEAYEDMIAFTNDKK, encoded by the coding sequence ATGAAGATATATAAACTTGATAAAACAACAAGTAGAATGAAAATATCACAGTATTTAAGAGAACATCAGTCATACTCAGGTAGAAGTCTTAGAATGCTTGAAATATATTTAAATGGTAAAAGAGTAAAAACAACAAAAAAATTACCAAGTAGTGGAGTACTAAAAGTTCTTGAAAAAGAAAAATCAACTAATATTGAACCGATATATATGAAACTTGATATAGTATATGAAGATGAAGATTTATTAATCGTTAATAAACCATATAATTTAGTAACTCATCCTACTTTAAAAAAAGTTGATATGACACTTGCAAATGCAATTGTATATTATTTGAAAACAGTTCCCAGATTTTATAACAGACTTGATATGAATACAACTGGTTTAATAATTATAGCTAAAAATAGTTATGCACAGGCTTTTTTACAAAATAAAGGACAAGTTAAGAAAAAATATTTGGCATTAGTAGAAAATGAATGTAATAAAGAATATATTATAGAAGCTAAAATATATAAAGATGGAGATAATCTTGAACGTATTATAGATGATAGGGGTCAGGAGGCTAAAACAGTTGTAAAACCTGTAAAATACTTTTCTGATAAAAATGTAAGTCTTGTTGAATGTGAACTTTTTACAGGAAGAACACATCAAATACGGGTACATTTAAAGCATATAGGGTACCCTATAATTGGAGACACTTTGTATAATCAAAATGGTATAAAAGCACTAAGACAAATGTTACATGCATATAAACTATCATTTATGCATCCAAGAAAATTGGAAACAGTTAATATAGAAATAGAAGCATACGAAGATATGATAGCGTTTACAAACGATAAAAAATAA
- a CDS encoding DegV family protein, giving the protein MGIKYIDAKRLRRVLIGGGKWIQKHENYLNELNVYPVPDGDTGTNMSLTSKTMITEIEEKTTDKSSMSDIKEIVEDAVLLGARGNSGTILSQIITGFLNGIDDDKKKLYPKDVAKALNSAKELAYKAVDTPVEGTMLTVIRMIAERATQICEQENIELFNDFIEKIIEVADEAVELTPSLLPKLKEAGVVDSGGKGLYYFFVGMGKILTEIELLTQTKLIENEFDKTVLNIDHNLGDIKYKYCTEFIILNSSFDIEEFKKELLEMGDSAVFAQTSKRFKTHIHTNNPGLVIEKAGSRGDLEKIKIENMKLQNEGVLENEKDRAKIFENKNRENDKNVVYVVLSDTLELKDEFIRMGADFVILGGQGKNPSVNDILSVTDKIEDGKTIYVLPNNKNVISTANLAAEKSDKTIVVLPTKTMLDGMFYLQYPNDSINRRKLLNEFNYSIEITKAVREAVIDNISIEIGDYMALVNAKIKYVSKDINQIFDKIISELISTNTLSLTLVSGINKHQHIVDRILDLKYNFKSKTKVIDGNQEDYDFYLFIENKDPNMQKIAIITDSSSDLDEKDIENKHISVLPVRMESNGVHYKAGINLSKQQFWNMLVNENATFKTAQPSPKEMLNLYEELFRKGYEKILFIGISSKLSGTVQVAKLAKGMTKREEDIEVYDSKAVSVLLGYMVIEAANRATKGESIENIKRVLTNICEKSKLLISVETLKYLQQGGRISKTAQTIGDFLNMKPVITMVNGALISEKKVFGGDTGVLNYFEKVIAEKTKQQSIYLITAFGGTSRQEEQANKVLKYAKSNRKVNVFWSNKEIGPTVGTHAGPVLGVLLVPRLL; this is encoded by the coding sequence ATGGGAATAAAGTACATAGATGCGAAAAGGCTACGTAGAGTCTTAATCGGTGGTGGAAAATGGATACAAAAGCATGAAAATTATTTGAATGAATTGAATGTGTATCCGGTTCCTGATGGAGACACTGGAACTAACATGTCTCTTACATCAAAAACTATGATAACTGAAATAGAAGAAAAAACAACTGATAAATCAAGTATGAGTGATATAAAAGAAATAGTAGAAGATGCTGTTTTACTTGGAGCACGTGGAAATTCAGGAACAATATTATCACAAATAATAACAGGATTTTTAAATGGAATAGATGACGATAAGAAAAAGCTATATCCAAAAGATGTGGCAAAAGCTTTAAACAGTGCAAAAGAGTTAGCGTATAAGGCAGTAGATACACCTGTTGAAGGAACAATGCTTACTGTTATAAGAATGATAGCAGAAAGAGCAACTCAAATTTGTGAACAAGAAAATATTGAGCTTTTCAATGATTTTATAGAAAAAATAATAGAAGTTGCAGATGAAGCTGTTGAACTTACTCCAAGTTTACTTCCAAAATTAAAAGAAGCAGGAGTTGTGGATTCTGGTGGTAAAGGGTTATACTATTTTTTTGTTGGAATGGGAAAAATTTTAACAGAAATAGAACTTCTTACACAAACAAAACTTATAGAAAATGAATTTGATAAAACTGTTCTTAATATAGATCATAATTTAGGAGATATAAAGTATAAGTATTGTACTGAGTTTATAATCCTAAATTCTTCTTTTGATATAGAAGAGTTTAAAAAAGAACTTCTTGAAATGGGAGATTCTGCGGTTTTTGCACAAACAAGTAAAAGATTTAAAACGCATATACATACTAATAATCCTGGACTTGTTATTGAAAAAGCAGGTAGTAGAGGTGATTTAGAAAAAATAAAAATAGAAAATATGAAACTTCAAAATGAAGGTGTGCTTGAAAACGAAAAAGATAGGGCAAAAATATTTGAAAACAAAAATAGAGAAAATGATAAGAATGTAGTGTATGTAGTACTTTCAGATACATTAGAATTAAAAGATGAATTTATTAGAATGGGTGCAGATTTTGTTATTTTAGGAGGACAAGGTAAAAATCCAAGTGTAAATGATATTTTATCTGTAACAGATAAAATTGAAGATGGAAAAACCATTTATGTGTTACCTAATAATAAAAATGTTATATCAACTGCAAATCTTGCAGCGGAAAAATCTGATAAAACAATAGTAGTATTACCTACAAAAACAATGCTTGATGGAATGTTTTATTTACAATATCCAAATGACAGCATAAACAGAAGAAAATTATTAAATGAATTTAATTATTCAATTGAAATAACAAAAGCAGTAAGAGAGGCAGTTATAGATAATATAAGTATTGAAATAGGAGATTATATGGCTCTTGTTAATGCTAAAATTAAATATGTCTCAAAAGATATAAATCAAATATTTGATAAAATTATATCTGAATTAATAAGTACAAATACATTGTCACTTACTTTAGTTTCAGGAATTAATAAGCATCAACATATAGTTGACAGAATTTTAGACTTGAAATATAACTTTAAATCAAAAACAAAAGTTATTGATGGTAATCAAGAAGATTATGATTTTTATTTATTCATAGAAAATAAAGACCCTAATATGCAAAAAATAGCAATTATAACTGACTCTTCATCAGATCTTGATGAAAAAGATATTGAAAATAAGCATATAAGTGTATTGCCAGTTAGAATGGAATCAAACGGTGTCCATTATAAAGCAGGGATTAATCTTAGTAAACAACAATTTTGGAACATGTTGGTAAATGAGAATGCAACATTTAAAACAGCTCAACCATCTCCTAAAGAAATGCTTAATTTATATGAAGAGTTATTTAGAAAAGGTTATGAAAAGATATTATTTATAGGAATTTCAAGTAAACTATCAGGAACGGTACAAGTTGCTAAACTTGCAAAAGGAATGACAAAAAGAGAAGAAGATATCGAAGTATATGATTCTAAAGCTGTATCAGTATTACTTGGATATATGGTTATTGAAGCCGCAAATCGTGCCACTAAGGGTGAGAGCATAGAAAATATAAAAAGAGTTCTTACAAATATATGCGAAAAAAGTAAGCTTTTAATATCTGTTGAAACTTTAAAATATTTACAACAAGGTGGAAGAATTAGTAAAACTGCTCAAACTATCGGAGACTTTTTAAATATGAAACCTGTAATTACTATGGTAAATGGGGCATTGATATCAGAAAAAAAAGTATTTGGTGGAGACACAGGAGTATTAAATTACTTTGAAAAAGTTATAGCAGAAAAAACAAAACAACAAAGTATATATTTAATAACAGCATTTGGAGGTACATCTAGACAAGAAGAACAAGCAAATAAAGTTTTAAAATATGCTAAATCTAATAGAAAAGTTAATGTATTTTGGTCAAATAAGGAAATTGGACCAACTGTAGGTACTCATGCGGGACCTGTACTTGGAGTTTTACTTGTTCCAAGATTATTGTAG
- a CDS encoding EndoS/ChiA family endoglycosidase — protein sequence MLILIYIINFKIYAQDIKERNFLAYYRIWRDKKVKQDNTNLTGENWMSMKDIPSGVNIVNVFGYNPDLSADANKKYEEYLETLKKEYVPHLHKNGVKVVFGINYKKIIDVPRKNKDVDPTDEEIKEYAKKIVEEHVKKYGLDGLDIDMEMTYKENPTNPSNPDQLTKKKVEIGNKMIKALSEYLGPKAKNGTLLIYDTNNLGKEAVKDLNGYFDKIAYQQYGKTKSQYTEGERHITKKALENFKDIFSKENFMPGLTFPEENAGKNNQFTDFHINDYKRSNFYKLADYVNKNDLGGMFIYALDRDSRTYTSADLKTLVRSNFIWTKTAIQEANGWSLEKSREVAKHNLKRIKYSRSSQLTEEKIKEIEQKLDAATNLFDINKYILGFFTDGTQMEKSVNEDYDPTLEKKLMNIDISKAMYLLDKFKNNKYGELKQSYENLSTILGGKRYDKKQIEDGINGISYSIFNKIETDLIKDGALSAIKFTHHNELTDKINIGYTLIKQGNKFFHNINAGSLVYKNFGLRGNIAFTTKDVNLLFETYYNLYAKIGKNISGLGVVYSLTNSNLEDIKVKTDYVALRVDNNFKFNGWSGYGFSISPDINVNLELGTYKLKLVDEEGIASANKFIYNHRISLGLELGYVYKKLSIGAKVYGYNTVTLTQKQKEYNFGVSAIGKIGYIIDDKSSINIKAGYSTQDVLRVGLEYNREF from the coding sequence ATGTTAATTTTAATTTATATTATAAATTTTAAAATATATGCACAAGATATAAAGGAAAGAAATTTTTTAGCATATTATAGAATATGGAGAGATAAAAAGGTTAAACAAGATAACACAAACTTAACCGGTGAAAACTGGATGAGTATGAAAGATATACCAAGTGGTGTTAATATTGTAAATGTTTTTGGTTATAACCCTGATTTATCAGCTGATGCAAATAAGAAATATGAAGAATATCTGGAAACGTTGAAAAAAGAATATGTACCTCATCTTCATAAAAATGGAGTTAAAGTTGTATTTGGAATAAATTACAAAAAGATAATAGATGTACCAAGAAAAAATAAAGATGTAGATCCAACTGATGAAGAAATAAAAGAATATGCAAAAAAAATAGTTGAGGAACATGTAAAAAAATATGGTTTAGATGGCTTAGATATTGATATGGAAATGACATATAAGGAAAATCCAACTAATCCTTCTAATCCTGACCAACTCACCAAAAAAAAGGTTGAGATAGGTAATAAAATGATAAAAGCTTTATCAGAATATTTAGGCCCTAAAGCTAAAAATGGAACTTTATTAATTTATGATACGAATAATTTAGGAAAAGAAGCAGTTAAAGATTTAAATGGGTATTTTGATAAAATAGCTTATCAACAATATGGTAAAACAAAATCTCAATATACTGAAGGTGAAAGGCATATAACTAAGAAAGCATTAGAAAATTTTAAAGATATATTTTCAAAGGAAAATTTTATGCCAGGACTTACATTTCCTGAAGAAAATGCAGGAAAAAACAATCAATTTACGGATTTTCATATAAATGATTATAAACGATCTAATTTTTACAAATTAGCAGATTATGTAAATAAAAATGATTTAGGTGGTATGTTTATCTATGCATTAGATAGAGATTCTAGAACTTATACTTCTGCTGATTTAAAAACATTGGTACGTTCAAACTTTATATGGACTAAAACTGCAATACAAGAAGCAAATGGTTGGTCTTTAGAAAAATCAAGAGAAGTAGCTAAACATAATTTAAAAAGAATTAAGTATAGTAGATCATCACAATTAACCGAAGAAAAAATAAAAGAAATTGAGCAAAAATTAGACGCAGCTACTAATTTATTTGATATTAATAAGTATATATTAGGATTTTTTACAGATGGTACTCAAATGGAAAAATCTGTAAATGAAGACTATGATCCAACTTTAGAGAAAAAATTAATGAATATAGACATAAGTAAGGCAATGTATTTATTGGACAAGTTTAAAAATAATAAATATGGGGAATTAAAACAATCATATGAAAATCTTTCAACGATATTGGGAGGAAAGCGATATGATAAAAAGCAAATTGAAGATGGAATAAATGGCATTTCTTATTCAATTTTTAATAAAATAGAAACAGATTTAATAAAAGATGGTGCCTTAAGTGCAATAAAATTTACTCATCATAATGAATTAACTGATAAAATAAATATAGGCTATACCCTTATAAAGCAAGGAAATAAATTTTTTCATAATATAAACGCAGGAAGTTTAGTCTATAAAAATTTTGGTTTACGTGGAAATATTGCTTTTACTACAAAAGACGTAAATTTATTATTCGAAACTTATTATAACTTATATGCAAAAATAGGTAAGAATATAAGTGGATTAGGTGTTGTTTATTCATTAACAAACAGTAATTTAGAAGACATTAAAGTAAAAACAGACTATGTAGCTTTAAGAGTAGATAATAATTTTAAATTTAATGGTTGGTCAGGATATGGTTTTAGTATAAGTCCTGATATAAATGTAAATTTAGAATTAGGAACATATAAATTAAAATTAGTAGATGAAGAAGGCATAGCATCAGCCAATAAATTTATATATAATCACAGAATATCTCTTGGGTTAGAGTTAGGGTATGTGTATAAAAAATTAAGTATTGGTGCAAAAGTTTATGGATATAACACAGTTACTCTTACACAAAAGCAAAAAGAATATAATTTTGGTGTAAGTGCAATTGGAAAAATCGGATATATAATAGATGACAAGTCAAGTATAAATATTAAAGCAGGGTATTCAACTCAAGATGTATTAAGGGTTGGATTGGAATATAACAGAGAATTTTAA
- a CDS encoding ATP-grasp domain-containing protein has protein sequence MIILLHQFSPYSIGLEHVNNENIIVIAPIYQKNKYDNYGKKLPKVIFLEDFTFEKILNEITKISKENVIEKVYTLNEDIIEWAALISEYFNNKESELVKSLLFTNKYYMRSFLAGVVNQPYFRLLKKVEDIDIFWENTKKDKAIIKPVVGMSSEKMFIINRDDNKVKEEFYKYNMKFLIEEYLDITYMLTGDGYSIGNDTILFSSHEYEKPLLTVLNGNSKEYIVRTNPNYNKNSDVIKGVLIASKKVLERFINDNSVNAFHFEWFYDFETQKYYLCEVAKRFGGASLPFLVNYAFAINLIGNFWESFIKNGNDKGNKENKNELIFPKRIAACYTQGLKGNKKIIKGLNRDDFDWTKNTWIFIKENQEVVNSHSTSDVISLSEIIAETESDYENQIKKLRKLMETIIYEK, from the coding sequence ATGATAATTTTACTTCATCAATTTTCTCCATATTCAATAGGTCTAGAACATGTAAATAATGAAAATATAATTGTCATAGCTCCGATATATCAAAAAAATAAATATGACAATTATGGTAAAAAACTACCCAAAGTTATATTTTTAGAAGATTTTACATTTGAAAAAATTTTAAATGAAATAACTAAAATTTCAAAAGAAAATGTAATTGAAAAAGTTTATACTTTAAATGAGGATATTATAGAATGGGCAGCATTAATATCAGAATATTTTAATAATAAAGAATCAGAATTAGTGAAAAGTTTATTATTTACAAATAAATACTATATGAGATCTTTTTTAGCAGGTGTTGTAAATCAACCATATTTTAGATTATTAAAAAAAGTTGAAGACATAGATATTTTCTGGGAAAATACAAAAAAGGATAAAGCTATTATCAAACCAGTAGTTGGTATGTCAAGTGAAAAAATGTTTATAATAAATAGAGATGATAATAAAGTAAAAGAAGAATTTTATAAATACAATATGAAATTCTTGATAGAGGAATACTTGGATATTACATATATGCTAACAGGAGATGGTTATAGTATAGGTAATGACACTATTTTATTTTCATCTCATGAATACGAAAAACCTTTATTAACAGTTTTAAATGGAAATTCTAAAGAATATATTGTTAGAACAAATCCAAATTATAATAAAAACTCAGATGTAATAAAAGGGGTATTAATAGCATCTAAAAAAGTTTTAGAAAGATTTATTAATGATAATTCTGTTAATGCATTTCATTTTGAATGGTTTTATGATTTTGAAACTCAAAAATATTATTTATGTGAAGTTGCTAAAAGATTTGGCGGAGCAAGTTTGCCATTTTTAGTAAATTATGCTTTTGCCATAAATTTAATTGGAAATTTTTGGGAATCATTTATTAAAAATGGAAACGATAAGGGAAATAAAGAAAATAAAAATGAATTAATTTTTCCAAAAAGAATAGCAGCTTGCTATACGCAAGGACTAAAAGGAAATAAAAAAATTATAAAAGGTTTAAATAGAGATGATTTTGATTGGACTAAAAACACATGGATATTTATAAAAGAAAATCAAGAAGTAGTAAATAGTCATAGTACATCAGATGTAATTAGTTTATCAGAAATAATAGCAGAAACAGAAAGTGATTATGAAAATCAAATAAAAAAATTAAGAAAATTAATGGAAACAATTATTTATGAAAAATAA